In one Thioclava sp. ES.031 genomic region, the following are encoded:
- a CDS encoding GMC oxidoreductase, with amino-acid sequence MAVQLAQTDLVQIEDPTRYDAIIVGAGAAGGLAAALLCAAGLDVLLLDAGFAAPAMRAPMKNLVSFGLRKVARPGLIRMLPRAVVRRGERMVRKAGGQRQPIQTQCHAWPTAPDLFVDDLDNPYATDPDKPFHWFRVHALGGRMVVPTHGRQYLRLGPDDFAPRDGRSPAWPFGSDEIDPWYEMVERHLGLSGGATGSRWIPPSLLSEIRSPDPAEAQLIATIGEAFPGAEPMLGQYAPPLPALEIAAGTGRLSCRQGAVVDHVEIGADGEIGAVCFHDRETASIRRAVAPKVLLAASTIETTRILLASERGGKPGALGRASDALGRNLMDHVTAQIEGNGAGLVGDQAVPEVWRCLYLPHFEQRHGAQNTPERGFGVRIYRVPKTTGESHFTAVSDSEMLPRRENRVTLSARKDAFGIAVPHVSIEHSPEERSMAERQIAALRDLAAALEVDVTRLSEGPGIPGASIHECGTARMGTAPENSVVDPQGRVWETRGLYVIDGSVFPSEGNQNPTLTIMALAARVCGRIAGFGPDMRLPDVGELEELRAAKIA; translated from the coding sequence ATGGCAGTCCAACTCGCCCAGACCGACCTCGTGCAGATCGAGGACCCGACGCGCTATGATGCGATCATCGTGGGCGCGGGGGCGGCAGGCGGGCTGGCGGCGGCGCTGTTATGTGCGGCGGGGCTGGATGTGCTGTTGCTGGATGCCGGGTTCGCCGCGCCGGCAATGCGGGCGCCGATGAAAAATCTGGTCTCCTTCGGGCTGCGCAAGGTCGCGCGGCCCGGGCTGATCCGGATGTTGCCGCGCGCCGTCGTGCGTCGGGGCGAGCGGATGGTGCGCAAGGCGGGCGGGCAGCGCCAGCCGATCCAGACCCAATGCCACGCCTGGCCGACCGCGCCCGATCTCTTCGTGGATGATCTCGACAATCCCTACGCCACCGATCCCGACAAGCCGTTCCACTGGTTTCGCGTGCATGCGCTTGGCGGGCGGATGGTGGTGCCGACGCATGGGCGGCAATATCTGCGCCTCGGGCCGGACGATTTCGCGCCGCGCGACGGGCGCTCGCCCGCATGGCCGTTCGGCAGCGACGAGATCGACCCGTGGTACGAGATGGTCGAGCGGCATCTGGGGCTGTCGGGGGGCGCGACAGGCTCGCGCTGGATCCCGCCGAGCCTGCTGTCCGAGATCCGCAGCCCCGATCCGGCGGAGGCGCAGTTGATCGCAACGATCGGGGAGGCGTTTCCGGGCGCCGAGCCGATGCTGGGCCAATACGCCCCGCCGCTGCCTGCGCTGGAGATCGCCGCGGGCACGGGGCGGCTGAGCTGTCGGCAGGGCGCGGTTGTCGATCATGTCGAGATCGGTGCCGATGGCGAGATCGGGGCGGTCTGCTTCCACGACCGCGAAACCGCGAGCATCCGGCGCGCCGTTGCGCCCAAGGTGCTGCTCGCGGCCTCCACCATCGAGACGACGCGGATTTTGCTGGCCTCCGAGCGCGGCGGGAAACCCGGCGCGCTGGGGCGGGCCTCGGACGCGCTTGGGCGCAATCTGATGGATCATGTGACGGCGCAGATCGAGGGCAATGGCGCGGGGCTGGTGGGCGATCAGGCGGTGCCCGAGGTCTGGCGCTGTCTTTATCTGCCGCATTTCGAGCAGCGCCACGGTGCGCAGAACACGCCCGAGCGCGGCTTCGGCGTGCGCATCTACCGGGTGCCGAAAACCACCGGGGAGTCGCATTTCACTGCCGTCTCGGACTCCGAGATGCTGCCGCGTCGCGAGAACCGGGTCACGCTGAGTGCGCGAAAGGATGCTTTCGGGATCGCAGTGCCGCATGTCTCGATCGAGCACAGCCCCGAGGAACGCAGCATGGCCGAACGCCAGATCGCGGCCTTGCGGGACTTGGCGGCGGCCTTGGAGGTCGATGTGACGCGGCTCTCCGAGGGGCCGGGGATTCCGGGTGCGTCGATCCATGAATGCGGCACGGCGCGGATGGGAACGGCGCCCGAGAATTCCGTGGTCGACCCGCAAGGCCGGGTCTGGGAGACGCGCGGGCTCTATGTCATCGACGGCTCGGTCTTTCCTTCCGAAGGCAACCAGAACCCGACGCTCACGATCATGGCGCTGGCCGCGCGGGTCTGCGGGCGGATCGCGGGGTTCGGGCCGGATATGCGCTTGCCGGACGTGGGAGAACTGGAAGAGCTGCGCGCGGCGAAGATCGCCTGA
- a CDS encoding class II 3-deoxy-7-phosphoheptulonate synthase has product MGKGWSKSDWRAKPRVQMPDYPDQGALNAVEAQLSRMPPLVFAGEVRTLKAELAKAARGEAFLLQGGDCAEAFGEFSADNIRDTFKVMLQMAVVLTWGAKVPVIKVGRMAGQFAKPRSAPTETIEGTELPSYRGDIINGFEFTSEARLPDPNRMLQAYTQAAASLNLLRAFSTGGFADIHRVQSWIAGFTDADEAEKYRQVADQISEAMDFMRAAGVTSETAHELGSVDFYTSHEALLLEYEEALCRIDSTTGLPVAGTGHMIWIGDRTRQPDGAHVEFCRGVQNPIGLKCGPTTTADDLKVLMEKLNPENEAGRLTLIARFGAGNVGDHLPRLIRTVEAEGANVVWSCDPMHGNTIKSASGFKTRPFDSVLREVKEFFAIHKAEGTIPGGVHFEMTGKDVTECTGGVRAVTDGDLSSRYHTACDPRLNASQSLELAFLVAEELQDRRKLAKAASQ; this is encoded by the coding sequence ATGGGCAAGGGTTGGAGCAAATCGGACTGGCGCGCGAAACCGCGGGTTCAGATGCCCGACTATCCCGATCAGGGGGCGCTGAACGCTGTCGAGGCACAGCTGTCGCGGATGCCGCCGCTGGTCTTCGCGGGCGAGGTGCGCACGCTGAAGGCGGAGCTGGCGAAAGCCGCGCGCGGCGAGGCATTCCTGCTGCAGGGCGGCGATTGCGCCGAAGCCTTCGGGGAATTCTCGGCAGATAACATTCGCGACACCTTCAAGGTGATGCTGCAGATGGCGGTCGTGCTGACCTGGGGCGCGAAGGTTCCGGTCATCAAGGTCGGCCGCATGGCGGGCCAGTTCGCCAAGCCGCGTTCGGCGCCGACCGAGACCATCGAGGGCACCGAGCTGCCGAGCTACCGCGGCGACATCATCAACGGTTTCGAGTTCACCTCGGAGGCGCGTCTGCCCGATCCGAACCGGATGCTGCAGGCCTACACGCAGGCGGCGGCCTCGCTGAACCTGCTGCGCGCCTTCTCGACGGGTGGTTTCGCCGATATTCACCGCGTTCAAAGCTGGATCGCGGGCTTCACCGATGCCGACGAGGCCGAGAAATACCGTCAGGTCGCCGATCAGATTTCGGAGGCGATGGACTTCATGCGGGCCGCGGGCGTGACCTCGGAAACCGCGCATGAGCTGGGCTCGGTCGATTTCTACACCTCGCACGAGGCGCTGCTGCTGGAATATGAAGAGGCGCTCTGCCGCATCGATTCCACGACCGGCCTGCCGGTTGCGGGCACCGGCCACATGATCTGGATCGGCGACCGCACCCGTCAGCCCGACGGCGCGCATGTCGAATTCTGCCGCGGCGTGCAGAACCCGATCGGCCTGAAATGCGGCCCCACCACCACCGCGGACGACCTCAAGGTGCTGATGGAGAAGCTGAACCCGGAAAACGAGGCGGGCCGTCTGACCCTGATCGCGCGCTTCGGCGCGGGCAATGTCGGCGATCACCTGCCGCGCCTGATCCGCACGGTCGAGGCCGAGGGCGCGAATGTCGTCTGGTCCTGCGATCCGATGCACGGCAACACGATCAAATCGGCCTCGGGCTTCAAGACCCGTCCGTTCGATTCCGTGCTGCGCGAGGTGAAGGAATTCTTCGCGATCCACAAAGCCGAGGGCACGATCCCCGGCGGCGTGCATTTCGAGATGACCGGCAAGGACGTGACCGAATGCACCGGCGGCGTGCGCGCCGTGACCGATGGCGATCTGTCCTCGCGCTACCACACCGCCTGCGACCCGCGTCTGAATGCGAGCCAGTCGCTGGAACTGGCCTTCCTCGTCGCCGAGGAACTGCAGGACCGCCGCAAGCTCGCGAAAGCCGCGTCGCAATAA
- a CDS encoding acyltransferase family protein, producing MKYRSEIDGLRAVAVISAILFHAGVPGAQAGFIGVDIFFVISGFLITTILVQDLQSDRYSILTFYERRARRILPALLVVILACLPFAWAWMFADQLRDFGQSIVGAALFVSNILFWKESGYFSLGSEMKPLMHTWSLAIEEQYYILFPPLLALGWHFGRKMIFGIVLAIGVLSLAIAQYWSFASPDAGFFLLPSRAWELMIGGLGAFWMLWRAPRANGWLGGAGALMLFASYFLFDAETPHPSFTTLLPVVGTLMILVFARQGTAVARVLSLRPVVGIGLISYSAYLWHQPVFAFARMRSLADPSLSLMLALSVLSLGLAYLSWRYVEQPFRSHRKGIVPLLPRRSVLLSASAAALVALIGVGATLHLIRGAPWRVPPQVATLLAAKDDINPLRDQCLPWAETPAEYNLPPDPVCVSDVNPGGPLAVLVGDSHADALAEPLRAALEGRGWRFAQVTTAYCGTAPGVHRGAQDCNDVFNKNMAYLREVRPDLIIASGRLQNLFSDDFFDNGEGGHEYPWRRPKQVLVASEIGVDPSITGPALAEAALHKGVEEFLSTGAYVLYVHPVPEAGWNVPEIAAKQSFLAGGGWPTVTVSRASYAARAGRAQAVLDAIDDPHLFHVRPQDIFCDATRCTNATGGKVYYHDDDHLSLTGARLVVGAVMAQFPTITAQMTKRVDLVLP from the coding sequence ATGAAATACCGTTCAGAAATCGACGGGCTGCGCGCCGTGGCCGTGATCTCGGCGATCCTGTTTCACGCGGGCGTGCCGGGGGCGCAGGCGGGCTTCATCGGGGTCGATATCTTCTTCGTGATCTCGGGTTTCCTGATCACCACGATCCTCGTGCAGGATCTTCAGAGCGACCGCTATTCCATCCTGACCTTCTACGAGCGCCGGGCGCGCCGCATTCTGCCTGCGCTTCTCGTGGTGATCCTCGCCTGTCTGCCATTTGCATGGGCCTGGATGTTCGCCGATCAGCTGCGCGATTTCGGCCAGAGCATCGTGGGGGCGGCGCTGTTCGTCTCCAACATCCTGTTCTGGAAGGAGAGCGGGTATTTCTCGCTCGGCTCCGAGATGAAGCCCCTGATGCACACCTGGTCGCTGGCGATCGAGGAGCAGTACTACATCCTCTTCCCGCCGCTTCTGGCGCTTGGCTGGCATTTCGGGCGCAAGATGATCTTCGGGATCGTGCTCGCGATCGGGGTGCTGTCGCTCGCGATTGCGCAATACTGGTCCTTCGCGTCGCCCGATGCCGGGTTCTTCCTGCTGCCGAGCCGCGCGTGGGAGCTGATGATCGGCGGCCTCGGGGCCTTCTGGATGCTGTGGCGCGCGCCGCGTGCGAATGGCTGGCTGGGGGGCGCGGGGGCTTTGATGCTCTTCGCCTCCTACTTCCTCTTCGACGCGGAAACCCCGCACCCATCCTTCACGACGCTGCTGCCCGTCGTGGGCACGCTGATGATCCTCGTCTTCGCGCGGCAGGGTACGGCGGTGGCGCGGGTACTGAGCCTGCGTCCGGTCGTGGGTATCGGCCTGATCAGCTATTCCGCCTATCTCTGGCACCAGCCGGTCTTCGCCTTCGCGCGGATGCGCTCGCTCGCCGATCCGAGCCTGTCGCTGATGCTGGCTCTGTCGGTGCTGAGCCTCGGGCTCGCCTATCTCAGCTGGCGCTACGTCGAGCAGCCGTTCCGCAGCCATCGCAAAGGTATCGTGCCGCTGCTGCCGCGCCGCTCGGTGCTGCTTTCGGCCTCGGCGGCGGCGCTTGTCGCGCTGATCGGGGTGGGGGCGACGCTGCATCTGATCCGAGGCGCGCCGTGGCGCGTGCCGCCGCAGGTGGCGACGCTGCTGGCCGCGAAGGACGACATCAACCCGCTGCGCGATCAATGCCTGCCTTGGGCCGAGACGCCCGCCGAATATAACCTGCCGCCCGATCCGGTCTGCGTGAGCGACGTGAACCCCGGCGGGCCGCTCGCGGTGCTGGTGGGCGACAGCCATGCCGATGCGCTTGCCGAACCGCTGCGCGCGGCGCTCGAGGGGCGGGGCTGGCGCTTCGCGCAGGTCACGACGGCCTATTGCGGCACCGCCCCGGGCGTCCATCGCGGCGCGCAGGACTGCAACGACGTCTTCAACAAGAACATGGCCTATCTGCGCGAAGTCCGCCCCGATCTGATCATCGCCTCGGGGCGGCTGCAGAACCTGTTCAGCGACGATTTCTTCGACAATGGCGAGGGCGGACACGAATATCCGTGGCGGCGGCCGAAACAGGTGCTTGTGGCCTCCGAGATCGGGGTCGATCCGTCGATCACCGGGCCCGCGCTGGCCGAGGCCGCGCTGCATAAGGGTGTCGAGGAGTTCCTCTCGACCGGGGCCTATGTCCTCTATGTCCATCCGGTGCCTGAGGCGGGCTGGAACGTGCCCGAGATCGCCGCGAAGCAAAGCTTCCTCGCTGGCGGCGGGTGGCCCACGGTGACGGTGAGCCGCGCATCCTACGCGGCGCGCGCGGGCCGGGCACAGGCGGTGCTCGACGCGATCGACGACCCGCATCTCTTCCATGTGCGCCCGCAGGACATCTTCTGCGACGCGACCCGCTGCACCAATGCGACCGGCGGCAAGGTCTATTACCACGACGACGACCATCTCAGCCTGACCGGCGCGCGGTTGGTGGTGGGCGCGGTCATGGCGCAATTCCCGACAATCACGGCTCAGATGACGAAACGCGTCGATCTCGTCCTGCCCTGA